GTTTCGAAGAACACAATATTTAAATCAAGTTGTTGAGTGGCAGTGTCGGTGTGTGagggggtgggttgggtggTTTGGGTGGGTGCTAAAACCATACGGATACTCTGCTCGTTTCTGTCATTTTCAGGTCACACCGGGCTTTATCCATCATCCAGTGTAATTaggaattgaaataaataaattggtaAATATGAGAAAAGAAGTGTTTATTTTTCTGAAGGTTGTAATTTCAATTTATTGTTTAGAATATTCAAcgttatatttcttttaaatgagCAAACATTGATAATAGAACAAGAAACATGTCCATTACTACGGTGTATTGCgttgatatatcttgatatacaTTAACGTCATCACTGGAGTATATTCATTGTTTTCCTGTACTTTATTGTGACGTCGATGTACTTTTCTTCAATATCAGTCACGTGACTTTTCTATCCATATTTCAAGTAAGATGATTTCTATATACTTAttgaagaaaaggaaacaacTTCGATCTGCTCAAATATTTGTATACGCATTTTTGTCTAGAAATCCCTCGTGCTCTCTGCTAAAAGGGACGAATCTTCATTTCTGTATATTTGATGTTGTAATAGCTGCCGGGTAAGTAATACCAATAAGGACTGGTATAACTACCTTGGCTTGCATGGTAGTTTCCATTGAGGTTGGAATAATCACAATTCTTGTACCACCAGGCACCGTGATAAAGAACAGCACAGTTGGAACCATAGACATCGCTGTCACTGTCCTTGGTAGTGAACTGGTAGTTGAGGTGATATCGAAGAGCATAACCATCAGGGTTGCTGCGAGAGTCTGCAAAGAAGAACAAAGTTCAGATATATTAACATTCCATGTAATGGTCACTAAAAATCAGACATATTGATGTTGCTTGACATGAGAGATTTACTTATTAAGAGTTTCATTAATGAATTAACTTCCTTTTATCAGTCATTATGCCACTAATGCAAATTAAATATTATCGTATATTATTCTTAGTTTCTTTCtattagttttttatttttatttataccAAAACTATATTTCGGTACTGTGAAATTCCATATTATGCTGTAATATCTAATGactaagaaaaagaaaatgaaataaaatacataaaaaagcAAGATGAAGTAATTAATCCCATTTATAGAATTGACGTATAATAAGGTGTATCATAAAGTTCATACTGTTTTCAATGGACTAAACCGTAGTGAAGTAGTGTTAACTGGTACGGCATCTTTGGTGTTAGCAAAGTAcacaaaatcaaacattttgtcCTGAATCTTCGGTTTGCCCTtctgatatattttgtattttgtatattcGAAGTAAGTATTGTATATATGGTGCATGATTGCTGCTTGGACGTGTGTGCATAGGTCAGTGCATAGCAGAGGTGTCTATGTGTAGGTCTGAAATTGGACAAGAACATGTTATGATAATGATTTACTTTGATGTTGATATTTAATGGGGTTGGTAATCTTATTGTGTCTTTGTTTTAGTGATTTATGAAAGGAAAGATACAAATCTCAAGAAGAGAAATATGGATAAATCAATCCATCCACTCGTCATCATGTTAATATATGACTGCATTATCACTGCAAATCATTTACCTATTAAAGTCTTCGGTCAAATATATGTAGGAAACCTTATAATATGATATTCCAaagataaaaaatgataaagaacAATTAACTACGTACAGACCGTAGAAGCATTTATAGTTGTAGAAGTGTGCAGATATCTAAAGGATGTGTATGTTACCAAATAAATTGTAACAAACCCGCTGTTCCACTGTAGGTTCCAAGTTGAGATAACCGATATTTATCGCTTTCGTCATTAATCCGGAAGTTGTCAAACTTGGCATAATATGGAGTACCATCTCTGTTCACCATATCAATCctaatttcatatcatttttgaTTGGTCAAGATAGAAAGCttatcatttccaagccaaaacTCGTGGTCTAAATCTCCAAAACCTTCTTTGTAGCTACTCCATCCGAGGTAGAAATCCACGGTTCCATCCACACGACGTTGAAAAACCTTTGTTTAAAAGTGTGAATAAAAGGAATACTTTTGTCATGATCAAATATAGCAAACTATTAACTAAATTGTCACATTTTAAGAAACATAAGAGTTGAAAATCGTTGACTTAAACGAATTTCAAGGAACTGATAAAGAAAAACCtctttaaaacatttttcattaaaGCAATTTCCATTACGTAGATCGTTCATTCTACTGCAGATATTAGCCTGTAATGAGAGTATGACAAAATCACAAAACGTTTGAAAGGGATCTTTAAATCGTGAGAAAGCAGATACATAGTAATGGCTTCAGTGTGGATCTGAAGGAAAATACAGTTCAGTATTTGTTCACTATaagaatatattatatttgcatattttactgATCGTTTAATATTCTATATAGAATGGAACAGGGTAATTTTGATATATGGTAACTGTGGTTTAAAGTGAATCCATTAAGAACGAATATCCATTTTTATTTATAGCCTTGTATCAATAACGGTCACTACACTGGTATGTGATTTACACTTGTTTGTCAAGATACCTATTCTACTACAATCGACCAGAAGGTATATTCTATCACTGTTGTACTTTTGTGTACAATAGTGCTTTGTAGTGCAATGTAATGCATTGTATTTTCTTACGTGCAGCTAGGGTATTGATAATGTTTGTTACAGTACAATGTAGTGTAGTCTTGTGTGTTCATTGTGGTACAATATCTAAAGTGTAGTTTAATACAGTGTATTACCTAATAAGTGTGATCAATGCGGTTATGATCAATGGAatgacttaccgtccatcctcctccgtcagtcatgttgCAGTAAACCTCAAAGGCCTCGCCGGTCCACCCGGTTGGTTTGATTCTGTATATATCGTTATCCTCGGATCCATCCTCGTAAATTACCTGACAATCTTTAGGATGGCATGCATATTCTTCATCCCATGTGATCTGCCCGTTGGTACAAACACCTTTTCTTGTACATGCAGGGTTCACGTAAGAGCCACCTTCCTGAAACACAAAATTATTCTCCACTTTAGTGTTTACAGATTATATTTAACCCTGATGTTGTTTTTCTTATCATCCATGGTAAATACTGTTCTGTATCGTAATGTCCCTTTGTAAGCACTAAAATTCCCTACGCGGAGTAAACTATAATTTGACAGGTATTCCTATAACCGTATAGTTAAATGGACtcaaaaattaatttatttattggaGTTTGATTGAACTTATATTGCATTCATTATAAAAGATAGTATTTTCAGTGACTGACTGGTTATATGGAGAAATCTTCAACAATGCTGTTGTTTGTAGAATAGTTGTTGAAAACTGTCATAGTGAATATTCTTTGACATATAGCTCCAGATTTGACTGCCTAAAAGTTTAcaaatcaaatgaaaaacaaacaacttaCTGGAATAACTGTTTGTCCCTCTGATTCGTAACATCCACACTGTTCTTGAGGTACACAGTCTGATCCCTTCATGAAGTATCCATCGGAACAAACACAGGCTTCGGCTTCATTACAGACCCCATCCTGACACACTTCTGGAGCACCACAAGTCCGCTGACAGGAGTTACTGCAGTTTCTATAGACCATGTTGTAGGGACATAGTGTTATAACGTCTGCGGGAATAAATATGTCGGTAAAATTGAAACATATTGATGGTGTAAACTTCGTTGTGTATTTTAACTGCAATGAACACGCTGTGAAACTTGTATCAAATGCCTATATTACAACATACTCCatcagaaaaacaaacacatggCCAGGTGTAAATGATCTCTAGCGATATCATCATATATTGTTATTGTTCTCAGATAAGCTCTTAACATACGTGGCAACTGTTTACCTGACAAAACTGAACCCATTAGTTGTCAGCCTAAAAATGAAGCAGTAATTTCCTTAAGTTACTGTTTCACATAATAGTAATACAAATAGCAAATGGAAGGTACAAGTTACACTGGTGATTGGGTAAACATTGGCAGATCCACGAAGTAAACAGTAAGGCAGTGTGGCACATGGGTCGTTAAAGCTGATTACCATGTAAGGGAATCTGCGGTTGCTCTCCCAGAAAAAAAGTTTCGACTTTAGATTGCAGatttaggctataaaatatGTCTAATATAAGGCTTTTACTTAAGAATGTGCCAATAACTACATTTGTTTGTGTTGcgttgaaggggagggggtgggggtcatcACAGGtttctggatccgcgcctgataCGGCTATATGAAGTCCAAGCTGCCAATTGTGGTGAACTAAAGGTCATCTGACCTGATAACTGGGCTAAGGGGAACAAATATTAAGGATATTAAGCAGAAATGTTGATATAACTTACCTGTTCTTCCAGAAAAATTTCCGAGACTGAACAACTTGAAGTTGTTGAATTCATCACTAATGCGGAAGTTATCGTAAGAAGCACGGATTAAGGAACCatgtgatgacgtcatctcaATCACCAATTGATACTTCTTTTGATTGGTCAAGTGAGAAATCTTCTCATTACCGAGCCAGAATTCCTGAGATAAAAAGCCGAAGCCAGACTTGTAGCTGTTCCAGTCACGACTGAAGTCGATGGAACCGTCAATGCGACGTTGTATTACCTAACAGGGTAAATGATTTAGGAAATGATATCAAAGTCATTAATGTGTGTATTGTGAAAAAAACGTCATTAGAAACCATTATTTTGCCAAAGATAGTCTATAATGCTTTATATCAGGATATGCATACTGTGCATTATGTATGCGCATCTACCTATTGTGGTATCACCCGGAAAAATTGGTAAATAAAAAGGGGgagggaaagaaaaacagaataagagagaaagaaacatgTAAAAGTAAACAGACTGTAGAGacctaccgtccatccaccagaaCTGTCTGCGTTATCACAGTAAACCTCAAACGGTTCTAGATAACCATCTGGTTTGATCATGAAGACACCAGTAGAGTTATGAGATGAACATTGCTCCTGGACTTCTCTGCAATCTCTCGGGTAATTCGATTGTTGGTAGAAGAAAAACGACGAACCTAGTACGTCCAAGAAAGTAAATTGGTTTGCTTTTGAGAGTTGGTTAACAGTgaagtttaaataaaatgttattgtCATGTCTAACTAGCATGCGATGAATCTAAATATTAAcgtattttaatattaatgtatttagCACGCTGTATTGTCTGTTCTAGCTGATATCCAAC
This window of the Apostichopus japonicus isolate 1M-3 chromosome 9, ASM3797524v1, whole genome shotgun sequence genome carries:
- the LOC139974086 gene encoding uncharacterized protein encodes the protein MISKLCKVFGVFLFFWTTGCLFSQRVDALQTINDNTGDTSVGSSFFFYQQSNYPRDCREVQEQCSSHNSTGVFMIKPDGYLEPFEVYCDNADSSGGWTVIQRRIDGSIDFSRDWNSYKSGFGFLSQEFWLGNEKISHLTNQKKYQLVIEMTSSHGSLIRASYDNFRISDEFNNFKLFSLGNFSGRTDVITLCPYNMVYRNCSNSCQRTCGAPEVCQDGVCNEAEACVCSDGYFMKGSDCVPQEQCGCYESEGQTVIPEGGSYVNPACTRKGVCTNGQITWDEEYACHPKDCQVIYEDGSEDNDIYRIKPTGWTGEAFEVYCNMTDGGGWTVFQRRVDGTVDFYLGWSSYKEGFGDLDHEFWLGNDKLSILTNQK
- the LOC139973871 gene encoding fibrinogen-like protein A, producing MVNRDGTPYYAKFDNFRINDESDKYRLSQLGTYSGTADSRSNPDGYALRYHLNYQFTTKDSDSDVYGSNCAVLYHGAWWYKNCDYSNLNGNYHASQGSYTSPYWYYLPGSYYNIKYTEMKIRPF